The proteins below come from a single Chrysoperla carnea chromosome 1, inChrCarn1.1, whole genome shotgun sequence genomic window:
- the LOC123302365 gene encoding DNA translocase FtsK, which translates to MNYFKVLLAFSLAVVCSAQYNTQHTTPIPILKQINRHNEDGSYSYGYEAADGSFKIESKYPDGRVFGKYGYVDDTGKVREIEYGASKNGFEPAGSGINVPPPTINNNNNLSPLGPNEIDDGQYREDPSIYYKNDKYNTAPAPRPVSNPVQPPPAFRSNYQQPQYRPQPQYQPQPQYQPQPQYYNPQPAPVAPQQYYNPTPRYNPAPVHVDPNLFRGHPAANFDVNTGSYSINY; encoded by the exons atgaattattttaag gtaTTACTTGCGTTCTCGTTAGCCGTAGTATGTTCAGCCCAATATAACACACAACATACCACACCAATcccaattttaaaacaaatcaatagaCACAACGAAGATGGTTCATACAGTTATGGATACGAAGCTGCAGATGGAtcatttaaaatagaaagtaaatatCCAGATGGTCGTGTCTTTGGTAAATATGGTTATGTAGATGATACTGGCAAAGTTCGCGAAATCGAATATGGTGCATCGAAAAATGGTTTTGAACCAGCTGGTTCTGGTATTAATGTTCCACCACCAACcattaacaacaacaacaaccttTCACCTTTAGGACCAAATGAAATTGATGATGGACAATATCGTGAAGATCCTAGCATTTACtacaaaaatgacaaatacAATACAGCTCCAGCACCACGTCCAGTTTCAAACCCCGTCCAACCTCCACCAGCATTCCGTTCTAACTATCAACAACCACAATATCGTCCACAACCTCAATATCAACCACAACCTCAATATCAACCCCAACCACAATATTACAATCCACAACCAGCTCCAGTAGCCCCACAACAATATTACAACCCAACTCCAAGATACAACCCCGCCCCAGTACACGTTGATCCAAATTTATTCCGCGGACACCCAGCAGCTAATTTCGATGTGAATACTGGATCATATtcgataaattattaa